In Zingiber officinale cultivar Zhangliang chromosome 1A, Zo_v1.1, whole genome shotgun sequence, a genomic segment contains:
- the LOC122009591 gene encoding probable calcium-binding protein CML18, which produces MAKTPASLSSLSPSRSPSVGLHRMDELEKVFARFDSDSDGRISASELAAVLRALGSDPSPDEIRDMIAEMDTDRDGFVDFQEFVAFHLNASRDTAEAELRDAFRMYDLNNDGLISVEELHRVLRSLGEKCSMTDCTRMIRSVDSDGDGSVNFEEFRKMMGGGSCCDGEGKPTGASGHLLP; this is translated from the coding sequence ATGGCGAAGACCCCGGCGTCGTTGTCGTCCCTGTCGCCGTCGCGCTCCCCCTCCGTTGGCTTGCATCGGATGGATGAGCTGGAGAAGGTGTTTGCCCGCTTCGACTCCGATTCTGACGGGCGGATCTCCGCCTCGGAGCTCGCTGCCGTCCTCCGCGCACTGGGCTCCGATCCCTCTCCGGACGAGATCCGCGACATGATTGCCGAGATGGACACGGACCGCGATGGATTCGTTGACTTCCAGGAGTTCGTCGCCTTCCACCTCAACGCCTCCCGCGACACCGCGGAGGCGGAGCTCAGGGATGCCTTCCGAATGTACGATCTCAACAATGACGGTCTTATATCGGTGGAGGAGCTCCATCGCGTGCTGAGGAGCCTGGGGGAGAAATGCTCGATGACGGACTGCACGCGGATGATCCGATCCGTCGACTCTGACGGCGACGGAAGCGTCAATTTCGAGGAGTTTAGAAAGATGATGGGCGGCGGTAGTTGCTGCGATGGAGAAGGAAAGCCCACTGGAGCATCAGGCCATCTGTTGCCATGA